A single region of the Agromyces sp. Leaf222 genome encodes:
- a CDS encoding DUF58 domain-containing protein translates to MTEPSPLLREPAITDTVTSTRGVTVTRFAQTRRGRVASGAARARRGVRSVVGALVRARDWVRETVSPAGLLLVATVLGGAAAGAAFGWFEAWVIAAMSASLLLVCVPFLLGAHDYRVRLDLDRDRVVAGSEIVGTLDLVNRGSRPSMPSVVDIPVGRGLVEAHIPLLRGGAHHEERLVIAAQRRGVIDVGPMTVSRGDPLRLLRREMRWPEVQRVHVHPVTVALPPSSAGLIRDLEGAPSAALVDADLSFHAVREYVPGDSQRHVHWKSTARTGRLMVRQYEESRHARIAVLLDLDLDGYSDDDEFETAVSAAASLGVQGVREGRDVLVGVSSELDTADRGAVQAMRSLPTVTPRSLLDGVSALQGGSAAGTGARVIRLESVATLVAQSFGDLSIAFLVTGSLVELPRLRRAAITLPPGITVVAVRCEPEAEPTARHSRELTVLTIGRLDDLPQLLARGAVR, encoded by the coding sequence GTGACCGAGCCCAGCCCGCTCCTCCGCGAACCCGCGATCACCGACACGGTCACCTCGACCCGTGGCGTCACGGTCACGAGGTTCGCGCAGACGCGCCGTGGCCGTGTGGCCTCGGGCGCCGCTCGAGCGCGCCGTGGGGTGCGCTCGGTGGTCGGCGCGCTCGTGCGCGCCCGCGACTGGGTGCGCGAGACGGTGTCGCCCGCCGGGCTGCTGCTCGTCGCGACCGTGCTCGGCGGTGCGGCGGCGGGGGCCGCGTTCGGCTGGTTCGAGGCGTGGGTCATCGCGGCGATGTCGGCGAGCCTGCTGCTCGTCTGCGTGCCGTTCCTGCTGGGTGCGCACGACTATCGCGTGCGGCTCGACCTCGATCGCGACCGCGTCGTCGCGGGCTCCGAGATCGTCGGCACGCTCGACCTCGTGAACCGCGGCTCGCGCCCGTCGATGCCGAGCGTGGTCGACATCCCCGTCGGCCGGGGGCTCGTCGAGGCGCACATCCCGCTGCTGCGGGGCGGTGCGCATCACGAGGAGCGGCTCGTGATCGCCGCGCAGCGCCGAGGAGTGATCGACGTCGGCCCGATGACCGTCTCGCGCGGCGACCCCCTGCGGCTGCTCCGCCGGGAGATGCGCTGGCCCGAGGTGCAGCGCGTGCACGTGCACCCCGTGACCGTCGCGCTGCCGCCGTCGAGTGCGGGCCTGATCCGCGACCTCGAGGGGGCGCCGTCGGCGGCGCTCGTCGACGCCGACCTGTCGTTCCACGCCGTGCGCGAGTACGTCCCCGGCGATTCGCAGCGCCACGTGCACTGGAAGTCCACGGCACGCACCGGCCGGCTCATGGTGCGCCAGTACGAGGAGTCCAGGCACGCGCGCATCGCCGTGCTGCTCGACCTCGACCTCGACGGCTACTCCGACGACGACGAGTTCGAAACCGCCGTGAGCGCGGCCGCCTCGCTCGGCGTGCAGGGCGTGCGCGAGGGACGCGACGTGCTCGTCGGCGTCAGCTCCGAGCTCGACACCGCCGACCGCGGCGCCGTGCAGGCGATGCGCTCGCTGCCGACGGTCACCCCCCGCTCGCTCCTCGACGGCGTCTCGGCACTGCAGGGCGGTTCGGCTGCGGGCACCGGGGCGCGCGTCATCCGTCTCGAATCGGTGGCGACCCTCGTGGCCCAGTCCTTCGGCGACCTCTCGATCGCGTTCCTCGTGACGGGCTCGCTCGTGGAGCTGCCGCGCCTGCGCCGTGCGGCCATCACGCTGCCGCCGGGCATCACGGTGGTCGCGGTGCGCTGCGAGCCCGAGGCCGAGCCCACCGCGCGGCACTCGCGCGAGCTGACCGTGCTGACGATCGGGCGCCTCGACGACCTGCCCCAGCTGCTCGCCCGCGGAGCCGTGCGATGA
- a CDS encoding transglutaminase domain-containing protein → MSGATNVSNASGSTRGASGGSGRRDALGIAYVVVAGALATLAAWPIYESVRMPVAATAGMLAGIGLAWAARRLPVGGTARALLLAPMTAVVFALIVVPVAIPSAVGAPTVWLRGIVDGFVGVVVGWKQLLTLSLPLGEYQAVLVPFLLVMLVGTLVAALLVAPDRRASPFAVVVGLGMSGFGLAFGSSALSDAVLIGPVAVPAPRELVVAVGGVVAALAWLLLRSRSMRAVALRRASADTVQRSSLTGWSAFRRRSLATALVLVALVAGAVVTPAAAGFAQREALRDRVDPEVVLRQTATPLAAYRSAFTGARVDEPWLALEGDTSGVGRLRLATLDAYDGETFHVASGDDDLGDDTAASHFSRLPRAAVKARGDVEFSVAVESGYSGIWVPAPQGLRAAPDFTGARAATLDDGFHRSGDGATSIDIAKVPGSAGSAAAPAGASTSGSAAQAPDAAAQAVSGTRGLVAGDEYRLVASPDPSAELDEPGATPLLDAEAYPALAAWIELQEQPDTSEGFLELVRRLRDRGYLSHAAADGPDAAGWIAGLGGGYTFIPSYSGHSKARIEALFTQLVDQQRLAGPEASDAALVAGIGDDEQFAVAVALLARALGYDSRVVLGFRLAGSDEVPGVATCTEVCAGGALAVWAEVSGAAAGAEGSAVSAAWTPIDATPQYEVAPSLIREGEQLPEHPTTPDRPETATIDPPSAQSESSDADAAPAGDDAAGLVAIAAWVRWTALGVAALALLLLPLLVLLVAKGSRSRRRRREPLPEVRILGAWDELIDLYVDHGVLEAELGSRGGTARAAGRAGATALAGIVERAVFAGDPPDVDDAAAAWAIVDAERAELTARARARRRVAARLSFASLVRTVTPDRAALEEPAR, encoded by the coding sequence ATGAGCGGCGCGACGAACGTCTCGAACGCGTCGGGCTCGACGCGCGGTGCGTCGGGTGGTTCGGGTCGCCGTGACGCGCTCGGCATCGCCTACGTGGTCGTCGCCGGCGCGCTCGCGACCCTCGCGGCCTGGCCGATCTACGAATCGGTGCGGATGCCGGTGGCGGCCACGGCCGGCATGCTCGCCGGGATCGGGCTGGCGTGGGCCGCCCGCCGCCTGCCGGTCGGCGGCACCGCGCGCGCACTGCTGCTCGCGCCCATGACGGCCGTGGTCTTCGCGCTCATCGTCGTGCCGGTCGCGATTCCGAGCGCCGTGGGAGCACCGACGGTGTGGCTGCGCGGCATCGTCGACGGGTTCGTGGGCGTCGTCGTCGGCTGGAAGCAGCTGCTCACCCTTTCGCTGCCGCTCGGCGAGTACCAGGCGGTGCTCGTGCCGTTCCTGCTCGTGATGCTCGTCGGCACGCTGGTGGCCGCACTGCTCGTCGCGCCCGACCGTCGGGCGTCGCCGTTCGCGGTCGTCGTCGGTCTCGGCATGTCGGGCTTCGGGCTCGCGTTCGGGTCGAGCGCGCTGAGCGACGCGGTCCTGATCGGTCCGGTGGCGGTGCCCGCGCCGCGGGAGCTCGTCGTCGCCGTCGGCGGGGTCGTCGCGGCACTGGCGTGGTTGCTGCTGCGCTCGCGTTCGATGCGTGCGGTCGCGCTGCGCCGCGCTTCCGCCGACACGGTGCAGCGCTCGAGCCTCACGGGGTGGTCGGCGTTCAGGCGGCGTTCGCTCGCGACGGCGCTCGTGCTCGTCGCACTCGTGGCGGGGGCCGTGGTCACGCCGGCCGCCGCGGGATTCGCGCAGCGCGAGGCGTTGCGCGACCGCGTCGACCCAGAGGTCGTGCTGCGTCAGACCGCGACCCCGCTCGCCGCCTACCGCTCGGCGTTCACCGGCGCTCGCGTCGACGAGCCGTGGCTCGCGCTCGAGGGCGACACCAGCGGGGTCGGGCGACTGCGCCTGGCGACGCTCGACGCGTACGACGGCGAGACGTTCCACGTGGCATCCGGCGACGACGACCTGGGCGACGACACCGCCGCGTCGCATTTCAGCCGGCTGCCCCGCGCTGCGGTCAAGGCACGCGGCGATGTCGAGTTCTCCGTCGCGGTCGAGTCCGGGTACTCGGGCATCTGGGTGCCGGCGCCGCAGGGCCTCCGGGCCGCACCGGATTTCACGGGTGCGCGCGCCGCGACGCTCGACGACGGCTTCCACCGCTCCGGCGACGGCGCGACCTCCATCGACATCGCGAAGGTGCCGGGCAGCGCCGGGTCTGCTGCGGCGCCGGCCGGTGCATCGACTTCGGGCTCTGCCGCGCAGGCTCCGGATGCCGCCGCGCAGGCCGTCTCGGGCACCCGCGGCCTCGTGGCCGGCGACGAGTACCGGCTCGTCGCGTCGCCCGACCCCTCGGCCGAGCTCGACGAGCCCGGCGCGACGCCGCTGCTCGACGCCGAGGCGTATCCGGCGCTCGCCGCGTGGATCGAGCTGCAGGAGCAGCCCGACACCTCCGAGGGATTCCTCGAGCTCGTGCGGCGCCTGCGCGACCGTGGCTACCTCAGCCACGCCGCCGCAGACGGCCCCGACGCCGCGGGCTGGATCGCCGGGCTCGGGGGCGGCTACACGTTCATCCCGAGCTACTCGGGCCACTCGAAGGCGCGCATCGAGGCGCTGTTCACGCAGCTCGTCGATCAGCAGCGACTGGCCGGCCCCGAGGCATCCGACGCCGCACTCGTCGCGGGCATCGGCGACGACGAGCAGTTCGCCGTCGCGGTCGCGCTGCTGGCCCGCGCTCTCGGCTACGACTCGCGCGTGGTGCTCGGCTTCCGGCTCGCCGGGTCCGACGAGGTCCCGGGCGTCGCGACCTGCACCGAGGTCTGCGCCGGCGGCGCCCTCGCGGTGTGGGCCGAGGTGTCGGGCGCGGCCGCCGGGGCCGAGGGCTCAGCGGTGTCCGCCGCCTGGACGCCGATCGACGCCACGCCCCAGTACGAGGTCGCGCCGAGCCTGATCCGCGAGGGCGAGCAGCTGCCAGAGCACCCGACCACGCCCGACCGGCCCGAGACGGCGACCATCGATCCGCCGTCGGCGCAGAGCGAGTCGAGCGACGCCGACGCCGCGCCCGCCGGCGACGATGCGGCCGGACTGGTGGCCATCGCCGCCTGGGTGCGGTGGACCGCCCTCGGCGTCGCCGCGCTGGCGCTCCTGCTGCTGCCGCTGCTCGTGCTCCTCGTCGCGAAGGGTTCGCGTTCGCGCCGCCGCCGCCGTGAGCCGCTCCCCGAGGTGCGCATCCTGGGCGCCTGGGACGAGCTGATCGACCTCTACGTCGACCATGGGGTGCTCGAGGCCGAGCTCGGCAGCCGCGGTGGCACGGCACGCGCGGCCGGTCGCGCCGGCGCGACCGCGCTCGCCGGTATCGTCGAACGAGCCGTGTTCGCCGGAGACCCGCCCGATGTCGACGACGCGGCCGCAGCCTGGGCGATCGTCGATGCCGAGCGGGCCGAGCTCACGGCTCGCGCGCGGGCACGACGCCGGGTGGCGGCCCGGCTCTCGTTCGCCTCGCTCGTCAGAACCGTCACCCCCGACCGCGCCGCACTCGAGGAGCCAGCCCGATGA
- a CDS encoding Ig-like domain-containing protein — MSARRPARRGAVIASVAGVAALATVVTLAVTANGYEAQEVPRLETSVWVTRDAGQYARVNTDLAEIDLVRDVEDPSTIVQVGAEASVYNQGLRQRWSIDEADPVDLVAEDGGGSVPTPTGTREVRSAGDWVAYRTDTGAVQVGRVDDDTVPVDPYAERRAEGDDDETYSAAAIGLSPTGLVALYSAREAAVRVHDAATGRFVGDEVAVADPPVADARLQLTFAGDRWVMVDAAEGRAWISGLPEPVDLDVEADAEVQQGAGAAASVVIADSAGLVELPLDGGGSERIVDAAGTPAQPIVVDGSIVAAWLSLDGGGIWTSTARELVPLDLPEGELGGDGPQAVTPVLRGNGDRAVLNETTSGLVWTVPDGRLVPLEQWSLDDEIEDRVGTEDVEDLARQEPPVAVADRFGVRAGAQVELPVLLNDHDPNSKDVLTVDPASISGGLADPAFGDLVLTANDQTPAVRVRATSGSTTFGYAATDGSASSAPTGVTLTVIPDDVNSAPVWCGVDACTQKWPTPQLMPGGTALVSVLSGWVDPEGDPFVLADAQPVDPSAPVSVVPMSDGRVAIRHTDPNAATDKVQVRITVVDAFGAEAEATLDLRVTSTAALEVAPVAVTAGAGETAIVRIADHVSGGSGSMRLLDAVPTATAASGGLTVVPNTAGGEVELSAAEPGAYLATFTVQDVVTRAEQTATIRVTVAAAGAPLALAPMTAFVRVGEDAMIDVLGAVQNTSGRVLVVTGAVSTTPELDVGVVAQSQVRATGTTRDGRPGLVGRARVSVADGAGATAVGDLSVFLVAPSVGLSPIAMPDTVTMRVGELISIPVTANDVSPRAERLVVHADVTSSGTDGELAFAADDQVRYLAPSKPGTYELGYAVGLEQAPDRLDHSTVTVTVLPDGANRDPQPHPLVARVLSGQSVRIPVPSTGMDPDGDRTVLTSVTQPEAGLGIATISAEGDAIVYTAPAAGTGSSQPAFEYTVRDASDAVGTGTVRVGVLTAAVTDAAPVTFSDYVRVQQGAASPVTVQPTGNDLDPAQGELELVSLVPNAPEGSTEHERLAGLVDGSTSLADDRIVLRPGDVAGTNSYRYTVRSERSSSTAEGLIVVSVTEAESPDAPLVSDTVVTARSRADLPDAGLDVVAGHVVWASGDLDALEVEIWNGSGGAEGAGGAGVAGDGYRVEGHRIIGPLTADGGLVPFRVHGPDRAGREAEAFGFLVVPASDDLRVQVRADLEPLEVKEEQKVAFDVRDLLDLPAGDPVEVDAGSYLVQRATASCASVAGGGAEYAAGLDAPWSDVCLVPVRLDGQSAWSWVGVPIAIVPKDPQAILSAVSRTVAPGATESVKLYEEMTTWEGGREGDRSKLDYAVSGSGGAFLVTQAGDTVTFEARADARPGTRETVTVSVGAFGGLTSAITLVVGQAPADAPRGAVFSTQCSVNQGASCTVQVVGLSGEYDPFAGKTGAGLKLTGLGSGAANCQVATVRASDDRSITVTWPTGQNAFGGECVVPFAVADAQGRPGTGRVTVDLLGLPQPPASISTADYSESSVTLEVSLGEAMRAHPAVTGVEILEGGRTVAADCGPSAPGTWWCRIAGLTPGERHDFAARAVNSVGTSSSTNAVTTWSYRAPAITAVSIDPVYRAGTTSTSTGVAEVRISADRDARSFRVQETGQVIERRGSTTVADLVLAPGPHMITLVPASIFEPPTGRGGNEGGVVATPVTVAGAPFLDPNRIEATATTNSSLAISGVGLSSNQSSRSSELVYFAWRDGGEPQCWADDGGDLAYDARSAVVSSAPAIGGLSEYQQYRVKACGSNGYGVASSGTADVFLYTMVEAPTGDASYTVATTPSGGGDAYGYGLTGPNLTALSNFRLEYRSDLTGWTTDFASAVGEWANPGQVYVRQCHERGRSYCSNELPVTANTAPSPVSVTFNGGCLAAPADTAAVTLFEVGANVSAAASGSAVIRNWTVPDPAAPLAVTYDLVFTGAFADLTSIARTGTLCPPPDPEPTDPPTTTPAAPPAAPPAAQ, encoded by the coding sequence GTGAGCGCTCGTCGCCCCGCGCGTCGCGGGGCGGTCATCGCCTCCGTGGCGGGCGTCGCCGCGCTCGCCACCGTCGTCACGCTCGCCGTCACCGCGAACGGCTACGAGGCCCAGGAGGTGCCGCGACTCGAGACCTCGGTCTGGGTCACCCGCGACGCCGGCCAGTACGCGCGCGTCAACACCGACCTCGCCGAGATCGACCTCGTGCGCGACGTCGAGGACCCGAGCACGATCGTGCAGGTCGGGGCCGAGGCATCCGTCTACAACCAGGGGCTGCGGCAGCGCTGGTCCATCGACGAGGCCGACCCCGTCGACCTCGTCGCCGAGGACGGCGGCGGCTCGGTGCCGACGCCCACCGGAACGCGCGAGGTGCGTTCGGCCGGCGACTGGGTCGCCTACCGCACCGACACCGGCGCGGTCCAGGTCGGTCGCGTCGACGACGACACGGTGCCCGTCGACCCCTACGCCGAACGTCGCGCAGAGGGCGACGACGACGAGACCTACTCGGCCGCCGCGATCGGCCTCTCGCCGACGGGACTCGTCGCCCTGTACTCCGCACGTGAAGCCGCCGTGCGCGTGCACGACGCCGCCACCGGACGCTTCGTGGGCGACGAGGTCGCGGTTGCCGACCCGCCCGTCGCCGACGCGCGCCTGCAGCTCACCTTCGCCGGCGACCGCTGGGTCATGGTCGACGCCGCCGAGGGCCGCGCGTGGATCTCGGGCCTGCCGGAGCCCGTCGACCTCGACGTCGAGGCCGACGCCGAGGTGCAGCAGGGTGCCGGGGCCGCGGCATCCGTCGTCATCGCCGACTCGGCCGGACTCGTCGAGCTGCCGCTCGACGGGGGAGGGTCGGAGCGCATCGTCGACGCGGCCGGAACCCCCGCGCAGCCCATCGTCGTCGACGGCTCGATCGTGGCCGCGTGGCTCTCGCTCGACGGCGGCGGCATCTGGACGAGCACCGCGCGCGAACTCGTGCCGCTCGACCTGCCCGAGGGCGAGCTCGGCGGCGATGGGCCGCAGGCCGTCACGCCGGTGCTGCGCGGCAACGGCGACCGCGCGGTGCTCAACGAGACCACGTCGGGACTCGTGTGGACCGTGCCGGACGGGCGACTCGTGCCGCTCGAGCAGTGGTCGCTCGACGACGAGATCGAGGACCGCGTCGGCACCGAGGACGTCGAGGACCTCGCCAGACAGGAACCCCCCGTCGCCGTCGCCGACCGCTTCGGCGTGCGAGCGGGCGCGCAGGTCGAGCTCCCCGTGCTCCTGAACGACCACGATCCGAACTCGAAGGACGTGCTGACGGTCGACCCGGCCTCGATCTCGGGCGGCCTCGCCGACCCCGCGTTCGGAGACCTCGTGCTCACCGCGAACGACCAGACCCCCGCCGTGCGGGTGCGAGCGACATCCGGATCGACGACCTTCGGTTATGCCGCGACCGACGGGTCGGCGAGCTCGGCGCCCACGGGCGTCACCCTGACCGTCATCCCCGACGACGTGAACTCTGCGCCCGTCTGGTGCGGCGTCGACGCGTGCACCCAGAAGTGGCCGACCCCCCAGCTCATGCCGGGCGGCACGGCGCTCGTCTCGGTGCTGTCGGGCTGGGTCGACCCCGAGGGCGACCCGTTCGTGCTCGCCGACGCGCAGCCCGTCGACCCCTCGGCACCCGTCTCGGTCGTGCCGATGTCCGACGGCCGTGTGGCGATCCGGCACACCGACCCCAACGCCGCGACCGACAAGGTGCAGGTGCGCATCACCGTCGTCGACGCGTTCGGCGCCGAGGCCGAGGCGACGCTCGACCTCCGCGTGACGTCGACGGCCGCGCTCGAGGTCGCCCCCGTCGCGGTCACCGCCGGCGCAGGCGAGACCGCGATCGTGCGCATCGCCGACCACGTCAGCGGCGGGTCGGGGTCGATGCGGCTCCTCGACGCCGTGCCCACCGCGACGGCGGCCAGCGGGGGCCTCACCGTCGTGCCGAACACCGCGGGCGGCGAGGTCGAGCTGAGCGCCGCCGAACCCGGCGCCTACCTCGCGACCTTCACGGTGCAGGATGTCGTGACCCGCGCCGAGCAGACCGCGACGATCCGCGTGACCGTCGCCGCGGCCGGCGCCCCGCTCGCGCTCGCGCCGATGACCGCGTTCGTGCGCGTCGGCGAAGACGCCATGATCGACGTGCTCGGCGCCGTGCAGAACACGAGCGGACGCGTGCTCGTCGTCACCGGGGCCGTCTCGACGACGCCGGAGCTCGACGTCGGCGTCGTCGCCCAGTCGCAGGTGCGCGCGACCGGCACGACCCGCGACGGACGGCCCGGGCTCGTCGGCCGTGCCCGCGTGAGCGTCGCCGACGGCGCGGGCGCGACCGCGGTCGGCGACCTCAGCGTGTTCCTCGTGGCGCCCTCGGTCGGACTCAGCCCGATCGCGATGCCCGACACGGTCACCATGCGGGTCGGCGAGCTCATCTCGATCCCCGTCACGGCGAACGACGTGAGCCCGCGCGCCGAGCGGCTCGTCGTGCACGCCGACGTCACCTCCTCCGGCACCGACGGCGAACTCGCCTTCGCGGCCGATGACCAGGTGCGCTACCTCGCGCCCTCGAAGCCCGGAACGTACGAGCTCGGCTACGCGGTCGGCCTCGAGCAGGCGCCCGACCGGCTCGACCACTCGACGGTCACCGTCACGGTGCTGCCCGACGGCGCGAACCGCGACCCCCAGCCGCATCCGCTCGTCGCACGCGTGCTGAGCGGCCAGAGCGTGCGGATCCCCGTGCCGTCGACCGGCATGGACCCCGACGGCGACCGCACCGTGCTCACCTCGGTGACGCAGCCCGAGGCGGGCCTCGGCATCGCGACCATCTCGGCCGAGGGCGACGCGATCGTCTACACCGCTCCGGCGGCCGGCACCGGGTCCTCCCAGCCCGCGTTCGAGTACACGGTGCGCGACGCCTCCGACGCGGTCGGCACGGGCACGGTGCGCGTCGGCGTGCTGACGGCCGCGGTGACGGATGCCGCGCCGGTCACGTTCAGCGACTACGTGCGCGTGCAGCAGGGTGCTGCCTCTCCCGTGACGGTGCAGCCCACCGGCAACGACCTCGACCCGGCGCAGGGCGAGCTGGAGCTCGTGAGCCTGGTGCCGAACGCGCCCGAGGGCAGCACCGAGCACGAGCGGCTCGCGGGGCTCGTCGACGGCTCGACCTCGCTCGCCGACGACCGCATCGTGCTGCGTCCGGGCGACGTGGCCGGCACCAACTCGTACCGGTACACCGTGCGCTCCGAGCGCTCGTCGAGCACGGCCGAGGGGCTCATCGTGGTCAGCGTGACCGAGGCGGAGTCGCCCGACGCGCCGCTCGTGTCCGACACGGTCGTCACCGCACGCTCGCGCGCCGACCTGCCCGATGCCGGCCTCGACGTCGTCGCCGGGCACGTCGTGTGGGCCTCCGGCGACCTCGACGCGCTCGAGGTCGAGATCTGGAACGGCTCCGGCGGTGCCGAAGGCGCGGGCGGAGCGGGTGTCGCGGGCGACGGGTACCGCGTCGAGGGCCACCGCATCATCGGGCCGCTCACGGCCGACGGAGGGCTCGTGCCGTTCCGCGTGCACGGCCCCGACCGCGCCGGCCGCGAGGCCGAGGCATTCGGGTTCCTCGTGGTGCCCGCGAGCGACGACCTGCGCGTGCAGGTTCGCGCCGACCTCGAGCCGCTCGAGGTGAAGGAGGAGCAGAAGGTCGCGTTCGACGTGCGCGACCTCCTCGACCTCCCCGCCGGCGACCCCGTCGAGGTCGACGCCGGCAGCTACCTGGTGCAGCGCGCGACCGCCTCGTGCGCGTCGGTCGCGGGCGGCGGCGCCGAGTACGCGGCCGGGTTGGACGCCCCGTGGAGCGACGTCTGCCTCGTGCCGGTGCGACTCGACGGGCAGTCCGCGTGGTCGTGGGTCGGCGTGCCGATCGCGATCGTGCCGAAGGACCCGCAGGCGATCCTCTCGGCGGTCAGCCGCACGGTCGCTCCCGGCGCGACCGAGAGCGTGAAGCTCTACGAGGAGATGACCACGTGGGAGGGCGGCCGCGAAGGCGACCGCTCCAAGCTCGACTACGCCGTCTCCGGCTCGGGCGGCGCGTTCCTCGTGACGCAGGCGGGCGACACGGTGACCTTCGAGGCCAGGGCCGACGCCCGACCCGGCACCCGTGAGACGGTCACCGTGAGCGTCGGCGCGTTCGGCGGCCTCACCTCGGCGATCACGCTCGTCGTCGGGCAGGCGCCGGCCGATGCGCCGCGCGGCGCCGTGTTCAGCACGCAGTGCTCGGTGAACCAGGGGGCGTCGTGCACCGTGCAGGTCGTCGGGCTCTCGGGCGAGTACGACCCCTTCGCGGGCAAGACCGGTGCCGGCCTGAAGCTCACCGGCCTCGGCTCCGGCGCCGCGAACTGCCAGGTGGCGACCGTGCGTGCGAGCGACGACCGCTCGATCACGGTCACCTGGCCGACCGGGCAGAACGCGTTCGGCGGAGAGTGCGTCGTGCCGTTCGCGGTCGCCGATGCCCAGGGCCGCCCCGGCACCGGGCGGGTGACCGTCGACCTGCTCGGCCTGCCGCAGCCGCCGGCCTCGATCTCGACCGCCGACTACTCCGAGTCGAGCGTGACGCTCGAGGTCTCGCTCGGCGAGGCGATGCGCGCGCACCCCGCGGTGACCGGCGTCGAGATCCTCGAGGGCGGCCGCACGGTCGCGGCCGACTGCGGTCCGAGCGCCCCCGGCACGTGGTGGTGCCGCATCGCGGGCCTCACGCCGGGTGAGCGGCACGATTTCGCCGCCCGCGCCGTCAACAGCGTCGGAACCTCGTCGAGCACGAACGCGGTCACGACGTGGAGCTATCGCGCCCCCGCCATCACCGCCGTCTCGATCGACCCCGTCTACCGCGCGGGAACGACCTCGACCTCGACGGGCGTGGCCGAGGTGCGCATCTCCGCCGATCGCGACGCCCGGTCGTTCCGGGTGCAGGAGACCGGCCAGGTCATCGAGCGTCGGGGCTCGACGACCGTCGCCGACCTCGTGCTCGCGCCGGGGCCGCACATGATCACCCTCGTGCCGGCGAGCATCTTCGAGCCGCCGACCGGTCGAGGCGGCAACGAGGGCGGCGTCGTCGCGACCCCCGTGACCGTCGCGGGCGCGCCGTTCCTCGACCCGAACCGCATCGAGGCCACCGCGACGACGAACTCGTCGCTCGCGATCTCCGGCGTCGGCCTCTCGAGCAACCAGAGCTCGAGGTCGAGCGAACTCGTGTACTTCGCGTGGCGCGACGGCGGCGAACCTCAGTGCTGGGCCGACGACGGCGGCGACCTCGCCTACGACGCGAGATCGGCGGTCGTGTCATCGGCGCCGGCCATCGGCGGCCTCTCGGAGTACCAGCAGTACCGGGTCAAGGCGTGCGGCTCGAACGGCTACGGCGTCGCGTCGTCGGGCACCGCCGACGTCTTCCTCTACACGATGGTCGAGGCGCCCACCGGCGACGCGAGCTACACCGTCGCGACCACGCCCTCGGGCGGCGGCGACGCCTACGGCTACGGCCTGACCGGTCCGAACCTCACGGCGCTGTCGAACTTCCGCCTCGAGTACCGCTCCGACCTCACGGGCTGGACCACCGACTTCGCCTCCGCCGTCGGCGAGTGGGCGAACCCCGGCCAGGTCTACGTCAGGCAGTGCCACGAGCGCGGTCGGTCATACTGCTCGAACGAGCTCCCCGTCACCGCGAACACGGCCCCGTCGCCGGTCTCGGTCACGTTCAACGGCGGATGCCTCGCGGCCCCCGCAGACACTGCGGCCGTCACGCTGTTCGAGGTCGGCGCGAACGTCTCCGCCGCTGCGTCCGGCTCGGCCGTGATCCGCAACTGGACGGTGCCCGACCCGGCGGCCCCGCTCGCGGTCACGTACGACCTGGTGTTCACCGGGGCGTTCGCCGACCTGACCTCGATCGCACGCACGGGCACGCTCTGCCCGCCGCCGGACCCCGAGCCGACCGACCCTCCCACGACGACGCCGGCCGCACCGCCGGCCGCACCGCCGGCCGCGCAATGA
- a CDS encoding MoxR family ATPase → MTIAPEQAAWFAETFSLIADNVEQAVLGKRHVVELVLATAVSGGHVLLEDAPGTGKTALARAIAETVHGTSSRVQFTPDLLPGDITGITVYDQKAGRFEFHAGPVFANVVLADEINRASPKTQSALLEVMEEGNVTIDGVTRPVGNPFLVIATQNPIEQGGTYRLPEAQLDRFSIKTSIGYPDEASTMRILQAVGAPKPKLEAIVGTDTIVAMTELSRGVYVNPIVSDYIMRIVDATRRASEVRLGVSVRGAIALSKLAMAWAAAAGRTYATPDDVRSLAVAALAHRLVLEPEAEFDGVTSVAVINQILLDVLAPRENGVA, encoded by the coding sequence GTGACGATCGCACCCGAGCAAGCCGCCTGGTTCGCCGAGACGTTCTCGCTCATCGCCGACAACGTCGAGCAGGCCGTGCTCGGCAAGCGGCACGTCGTCGAGCTCGTGCTCGCGACGGCCGTGAGCGGCGGGCACGTGCTGCTCGAGGACGCCCCGGGCACCGGCAAGACGGCGCTCGCGCGCGCGATCGCCGAGACGGTCCACGGCACCTCGTCGCGCGTGCAGTTCACGCCCGACCTGCTGCCCGGCGACATCACCGGCATCACCGTCTACGACCAGAAGGCCGGCAGGTTCGAGTTCCATGCCGGGCCCGTGTTCGCGAACGTCGTGCTCGCCGACGAGATCAACCGCGCGAGCCCGAAGACGCAGTCGGCGCTGCTCGAGGTCATGGAGGAGGGCAACGTCACGATCGACGGCGTCACCCGCCCGGTCGGCAACCCGTTCCTCGTCATCGCGACGCAGAACCCGATCGAGCAGGGCGGCACCTACCGCCTGCCCGAGGCGCAGCTCGACCGGTTCTCGATCAAGACGTCGATCGGCTACCCCGACGAGGCCTCGACCATGCGGATCCTGCAGGCCGTCGGCGCACCGAAGCCGAAGCTCGAGGCGATCGTCGGCACCGACACGATCGTCGCGATGACCGAGCTCTCGCGCGGGGTCTACGTCAACCCGATCGTGTCGGACTACATCATGCGCATCGTCGACGCGACCCGTCGCGCGAGCGAGGTGCGACTCGGCGTGAGCGTGCGCGGGGCGATCGCGCTCTCGAAGCTCGCCATGGCATGGGCCGCCGCCGCGGGGCGCACGTACGCCACCCCCGACGACGTGCGCAGCCTCGCCGTCGCGGCGCTCGCGCACCGCCTCGTGCTCGAGCCCGAGGCCGAGTTCGACGGCGTCACCTCGGTCGCCGTGATCAACCAGATCCTGCTCGACGTGCTCGCTCCCCGGGAGAACGGGGTGGCGTGA